In Pseudomonas fluorescens, the following are encoded in one genomic region:
- a CDS encoding Atu4866 domain-containing protein: MTVKKSAEQDKYIGMWVTADGLIRHELLPGGRYDEARGRKASAYQGQYWLEGDHIEYVDDTGFTADGEFRDGILYHAGMILFREM, encoded by the coding sequence ATGACGGTTAAAAAATCTGCTGAACAAGACAAGTACATCGGTATGTGGGTCACGGCTGACGGGCTCATTCGGCATGAGCTTTTACCGGGTGGTCGATACGATGAAGCCCGGGGCCGGAAGGCGAGTGCCTACCAGGGGCAGTATTGGCTGGAAGGTGACCACATCGAGTACGTGGATGACACCGGCTTCACGGCTGATGGGGAGTTTCGCGACGGGATCCTGTATCACGCTGGCATGATTCTTTTTCGCGAGATGTAG
- a CDS encoding metallophosphoesterase family protein, producing the protein MKIGIISDTHGLLRPEAIAALQGCDRILHAGDIGSAQILDQLAAIAPVDAVRGNNDLDAPWARELPDCLRLDINGWTVLLVHDIADVAANLDSRIKLVITGHSHKPCIDWRGERLFLNPGSAGRRRFKLPVTLALLDVHTQSIEPRLVSLLD; encoded by the coding sequence ATGAAAATCGGCATCATCTCCGACACCCACGGTTTGCTCCGCCCTGAAGCGATTGCCGCCCTGCAAGGCTGTGATCGCATCCTTCACGCGGGCGACATCGGTAGCGCGCAGATCCTCGACCAATTGGCCGCAATCGCGCCGGTGGATGCAGTGCGTGGCAACAATGACCTGGACGCGCCCTGGGCGCGGGAGTTACCCGATTGCCTGCGCCTGGATATCAACGGCTGGACGGTTTTGCTGGTGCATGACATCGCCGATGTGGCGGCCAATCTTGATAGCCGTATCAAGCTGGTGATCACCGGGCACTCGCACAAACCGTGCATCGACTGGCGTGGAGAACGGCTGTTCCTGAATCCCGGTAGTGCCGGACGTCGACGCTTCAAGCTGCCTGTCACGCTGGCGTTGCTCGACGTGCACACTCAGTCAATCGAACCACGGCTGGTGTCACTGCTCGACTGA
- a CDS encoding DUF4157 domain-containing protein → MSPIITRLLALLILCLTLEVPAQTNGCPAGEKQVCLDDCICLPDVVPDDIYQIAAPGLALWLTQARAEAANAGIQPIPPHIREQLLHWYAPSVLDTARYKISDNGQFNAATAMLQNPDVGAVTLIDIILFRDAQSAEQDIALWAHELKHVQQYQEWGVLGFAQRYTQDFNAVEAPAYAIQAEVRRSLRAGTY, encoded by the coding sequence ATGTCACCCATCATCACGCGCCTGCTAGCGCTGCTGATTCTTTGCCTGACGCTTGAAGTGCCAGCCCAGACCAACGGCTGCCCGGCTGGCGAGAAACAAGTGTGCCTGGACGACTGCATCTGCCTGCCAGACGTGGTGCCTGATGACATCTACCAGATCGCGGCGCCTGGGCTGGCGCTGTGGCTGACCCAAGCTCGTGCTGAAGCAGCCAACGCCGGCATCCAACCCATTCCACCGCACATCCGCGAGCAGCTACTGCACTGGTACGCCCCCAGCGTCCTCGATACCGCGCGCTACAAAATCAGCGACAACGGCCAATTCAACGCCGCCACCGCCATGCTGCAAAACCCCGATGTCGGTGCCGTGACGCTGATCGACATCATCCTGTTCCGGGACGCGCAATCCGCAGAACAGGACATTGCGCTCTGGGCTCACGAACTCAAACATGTGCAGCAGTATCAGGAGTGGGGGGTGCTGGGATTTGCCCAACGGTATACACAGGATTTCAATGCCGTGGAGGCGCCGGCTTATGCCATACAGGCTGAGGTCAGGCGCTCGCTGCGGGCAGGGACTTACTGA
- a CDS encoding low specificity L-threonine aldolase translates to MMNGETNRPPALGFSSDNIAGASPEVAQALVKHSTGQASPYGTDELTVQVQRKFCEIFERDVEVFLVPTGTAANALCLSAMTPPWGNIYCHPASHINNDECGAPEFFSNGAKLMTVDGPAAKLDIVRLRERTRDKVGDVHTTQPACVSITQATEVGSIYTLDEIAAIGDVCKSSSLGLHMDGSRFANALVSLGCSPAEMTWKAGVDALSFGATKNGVLAAEAIVLFNTSLATEMSYRRKRAGHLFSKMRFLSAQIDAYLTDDLWLRNARKANAAAQRLAQGLEGLSGVDVLGGTEANILFCRLDSAIIEALLKAGFGFYHDRWGPNVVRFVTSFATTAEDVDHLLSQVRRAVDRVQER, encoded by the coding sequence ATGATGAACGGTGAAACAAACAGACCGCCCGCTCTGGGTTTTTCAAGTGACAACATCGCCGGTGCATCGCCGGAGGTGGCACAAGCCCTGGTCAAACACAGCACGGGGCAGGCGAGTCCCTATGGCACCGACGAGTTGACGGTGCAGGTCCAGCGCAAGTTCTGCGAGATCTTCGAGCGTGACGTGGAGGTTTTTCTCGTGCCCACCGGCACCGCCGCCAACGCCCTGTGCCTGAGCGCGATGACGCCACCCTGGGGCAATATCTACTGTCATCCGGCCAGTCATATCAACAACGATGAATGCGGCGCGCCGGAGTTCTTTTCCAACGGCGCGAAGCTGATGACCGTCGACGGCCCCGCGGCCAAGCTGGATATCGTTCGTCTGCGCGAGCGGACTCGCGACAAAGTCGGCGACGTGCACACGACCCAGCCCGCCTGCGTCAGCATCACCCAGGCCACTGAAGTCGGCAGCATCTACACCCTGGATGAAATCGCAGCCATTGGCGACGTCTGCAAGTCCTCTTCCCTGGGATTGCATATGGATGGATCGCGCTTTGCCAACGCCCTGGTGTCGCTTGGATGCTCACCGGCCGAGATGACGTGGAAGGCCGGCGTGGATGCCCTGTCGTTCGGAGCCACCAAGAACGGCGTGCTGGCGGCGGAAGCCATCGTCCTGTTCAACACCTCGCTCGCCACCGAGATGAGTTACCGGCGCAAGCGCGCAGGTCATCTGTTTTCCAAGATGCGTTTCCTTTCGGCGCAGATCGATGCGTACCTGACCGACGATCTCTGGCTGCGCAACGCACGCAAAGCCAACGCTGCCGCCCAGCGTCTGGCCCAGGGACTTGAAGGCTTGAGCGGCGTTGACGTGCTCGGGGGCACCGAGGCGAACATCCTGTTCTGTCGGCTGGACTCGGCAATAATCGAAGCGCTGCTAAAGGCCGGCTTCGGGTTCTACCATGATCGCTGGGGACCGAATGTCGTTCGCTTCGTCACCTCGTTCGCCACCACTGCCGAGGATGTCGATCACCTGTTGAGCCAGGTGAGGCGAGCTGTAGATCGGGTACAAGAACGATAG
- a CDS encoding DUF1329 domain-containing protein, whose protein sequence is MKFVKSFLAAVPLMALGIDAQAYVSSQEAARLGTSLTWVGAEKAGNADGSIPPYSGGLTTAPSSFKTGDSMRPDPFAHEKPLLVINGKNVESYKDMLTATTVALARRYPGFRIDVYPTHRTASLPQAVLDNSRRNATAARSLNGGIAIDNVMPGVPFPIPQSGAEAMWNFLLRYQGVNIHSKYDSWSVDTAGIPSLAVTGEAFVSFPIYENMSKPFNSSDIYYQLKLSYTGPARRAGESIMLKNATNPTQFPGRAWQYMPAQRRVKQISILAYDTPNPGTARALELYDWTLVGKQEMIVPYNTYKLTYARDAKSLTTPNFIAPDFVRWEKHRVYVVEGNLKPGAKHIYQKRRFYLDEDTWAAVASDQYDTSGQLYRGSFAFFSQSYDQQVPDATPFMTYDLSKGTYNINGVVGPHGGIRYIEPLSTAQWVPETMAGTGIR, encoded by the coding sequence ATGAAATTCGTGAAAAGTTTTCTGGCTGCTGTCCCCCTCATGGCGCTGGGCATCGATGCACAAGCCTATGTATCGAGTCAGGAAGCCGCCCGGCTGGGCACCAGCCTGACGTGGGTGGGTGCCGAAAAGGCCGGTAATGCCGATGGCTCCATTCCGCCCTACAGCGGTGGCCTGACCACTGCCCCCTCCAGTTTCAAGACCGGCGACAGCATGCGCCCGGACCCCTTTGCACACGAAAAACCGCTGCTGGTGATCAACGGCAAGAACGTCGAGTCGTACAAAGACATGCTGACCGCCACCACCGTAGCGTTGGCCAGGCGCTACCCTGGTTTCCGCATCGATGTGTATCCGACCCACCGCACTGCATCGCTCCCGCAGGCGGTACTGGACAATAGCCGCAGGAATGCCACCGCTGCCCGGTCCCTCAACGGCGGGATCGCCATCGATAATGTGATGCCCGGGGTGCCCTTCCCGATCCCGCAATCAGGCGCCGAAGCGATGTGGAACTTCCTGCTGCGCTACCAGGGTGTCAACATCCATTCCAAGTACGACTCCTGGAGCGTCGACACGGCGGGCATACCGAGCCTGGCGGTCACCGGCGAGGCATTCGTCTCCTTCCCGATTTACGAGAACATGTCCAAGCCCTTCAACAGCTCTGACATCTACTATCAGTTGAAACTGTCCTATACCGGACCTGCGCGTCGAGCCGGCGAGTCGATCATGCTCAAGAACGCCACCAACCCGACGCAGTTCCCTGGCCGCGCCTGGCAGTACATGCCTGCCCAACGCCGCGTCAAACAGATTTCGATCCTGGCCTACGACACACCCAATCCCGGTACCGCCCGTGCACTCGAGTTGTACGACTGGACGCTGGTGGGCAAGCAGGAAATGATCGTGCCCTACAACACTTACAAACTGACCTACGCTCGCGACGCCAAATCGCTGACCACCCCCAATTTCATCGCCCCGGACTTCGTACGCTGGGAAAAACACCGGGTCTACGTCGTGGAGGGCAACCTCAAGCCCGGTGCAAAACACATCTACCAGAAGCGCCGCTTTTACCTGGATGAAGACACCTGGGCAGCGGTGGCCTCCGATCAGTACGACACCAGTGGCCAGCTATACCGTGGTTCCTTCGCGTTCTTCAGCCAGAGCTATGACCAGCAGGTCCCGGACGCCACCCCTTTCATGACGTACGACCTGTCGAAAGGCACCTACAACATCAATGGCGTGGTAGGCCCTCATGGCGGCATCCGCTACATCGAGCCGCTATCGACGGCGCAGTGGGTACCAGAGACCATGGCGGGCACCGGCATTCGCTAG
- a CDS encoding LysR family transcriptional regulator has product MISDPGTPTLDQLRVFLTVVEVGSFAAAARKLHRATSVVSYSIANLEMQLGVSLFDRQTTRKPQLTDAGRTVLAEARTIANGVHGLRAKVKGLLQGLEAEVHVVLDVMLPPERVVDALKSFREEFPTVALHLHMEALGAVTERVINRGAIIGVSGPMNEGIDGIERMGVGCVELIPVAAPNHPLTSSDSNVPGAGREFTQLVLSDRSVLTKDKDFAVLSNRTWRLADLGAKHMLLREGIGWGNMPAPMVQEDLESGRLVQLNIPEYKSGIYAFDVIYRTDLPPGPAARWLIDRFVQQSSAQETSV; this is encoded by the coding sequence ATGATCTCTGACCCGGGAACACCGACTCTGGACCAACTGCGGGTGTTCCTGACGGTCGTGGAAGTCGGCAGTTTTGCAGCCGCCGCCAGAAAACTTCATCGCGCCACTTCGGTTGTCAGCTACTCGATCGCCAATCTTGAAATGCAGCTTGGTGTGTCGCTGTTCGACCGCCAGACGACCCGCAAACCCCAACTCACCGATGCCGGCCGCACCGTACTGGCCGAAGCCAGGACCATTGCCAACGGTGTTCATGGCTTACGCGCCAAGGTCAAAGGCCTGCTTCAGGGGCTCGAAGCCGAAGTTCATGTGGTGCTCGATGTCATGCTGCCCCCCGAGCGCGTGGTGGATGCACTCAAATCCTTTCGCGAAGAGTTCCCGACCGTTGCCCTGCACTTGCATATGGAAGCCCTCGGTGCGGTCACTGAACGGGTGATCAACCGCGGCGCAATCATCGGCGTCAGTGGCCCCATGAACGAGGGCATCGACGGTATCGAAAGAATGGGGGTCGGCTGTGTCGAGTTGATTCCAGTGGCGGCCCCGAATCATCCTCTGACCTCAAGCGACTCGAATGTTCCGGGCGCCGGGCGCGAGTTCACTCAACTGGTGCTGTCCGATCGCTCGGTCCTGACCAAAGACAAGGATTTCGCCGTACTCAGTAACCGCACCTGGCGGCTGGCGGACCTGGGCGCCAAACACATGCTGCTGCGTGAAGGCATCGGTTGGGGGAACATGCCAGCCCCGATGGTCCAGGAAGACCTGGAGAGCGGCCGACTCGTGCAACTGAACATTCCGGAATACAAAAGCGGCATTTACGCCTTCGACGTCATTTACCGTACGGATCTGCCACCGGGGCCGGCTGCGAGGTGGTTGATCGACCGCTTCGTTCAACAAAGCTCAGCGCAGGAGACATCCGTTTGA
- a CDS encoding NADP-dependent oxidoreductase, with translation MKALRVYEYGSPEVLRLEEIADPVAGVGEVLIDVAGAGVNPIDWKILSGAMKAFIPLPLPFTPGVEVAGTVVALGEGVTEFNIGDEVFGFINIVGGYATKAVAQVSKLAMKPTSLSIVQAGAVPATALTAWQALTEHAGVQRRQKVLIHAAAGGVGSMAVQIAKYLGAEVYATASAHHHAYLKEIGADYTIDYTTQAFDELVSGLDVVLDLVGGETQTRSFAVLKRNGVLVSPVSAPNMSLANDYGVTPANFATRSDGRQLSLIAELFDKGHLTVDVEAYPLSEAKVAIGKSMGRHLRGRLVLDPTK, from the coding sequence ATGAAAGCCCTACGTGTGTACGAATACGGCAGTCCTGAAGTTTTACGTCTGGAAGAGATCGCAGACCCAGTCGCCGGTGTTGGTGAAGTGCTGATCGATGTGGCCGGGGCAGGCGTGAACCCGATTGACTGGAAGATCCTGTCCGGCGCCATGAAGGCGTTCATCCCTTTGCCGCTGCCTTTTACCCCGGGCGTCGAAGTGGCCGGCACTGTCGTCGCGTTGGGGGAGGGCGTCACTGAGTTCAACATCGGTGATGAAGTGTTCGGCTTCATCAACATCGTCGGCGGTTATGCAACCAAAGCGGTTGCCCAGGTTTCCAAACTGGCGATGAAACCAACATCCCTCAGCATCGTGCAGGCCGGCGCGGTCCCCGCAACAGCCCTGACGGCCTGGCAGGCGCTGACCGAGCACGCTGGCGTGCAACGTCGCCAGAAGGTGTTGATCCATGCCGCGGCCGGTGGCGTGGGCAGCATGGCCGTGCAGATAGCCAAGTACCTGGGCGCTGAAGTCTACGCAACGGCCTCGGCACACCATCATGCCTACCTGAAGGAAATCGGAGCGGATTACACCATCGACTACACGACTCAGGCCTTCGATGAACTGGTGTCCGGCCTCGACGTGGTACTGGATCTGGTGGGTGGCGAAACACAAACCCGTTCGTTTGCAGTACTGAAAAGAAACGGTGTGCTGGTGTCGCCGGTAAGCGCTCCCAACATGTCGCTGGCCAACGACTACGGCGTGACACCCGCGAATTTTGCCACCCGTTCGGATGGCCGGCAGCTCTCGCTCATCGCCGAGCTGTTCGACAAGGGACACCTCACGGTCGACGTTGAGGCATACCCCCTGAGTGAGGCGAAAGTGGCGATCGGCAAAAGCATGGGCCGTCACTTACGGGGCAGACTTGTCCTCGATCCAACGAAGTAA
- a CDS encoding DoxX family protein, protein MTTSANIAQTTTSEQSRSDVTQASAALIGRVLLSAIFILSGFSKLAAPAMMVGYISSVGLPLPQLALAVAIIVEIGGGLALIAGYRTRTVAAVLAVFGVFTALAFHNALGDQNQFIHFFKNIAMAGGLLQVVAFGAGRFSLDARRR, encoded by the coding sequence ATGACGACTTCCGCAAACATCGCTCAAACAACCACCTCTGAACAGAGCCGTTCCGACGTGACCCAAGCCTCGGCCGCGTTGATCGGCCGCGTACTGCTCAGCGCAATCTTCATCCTTTCCGGTTTTTCGAAACTCGCCGCTCCGGCCATGATGGTCGGCTACATCAGCTCTGTCGGGCTTCCTCTTCCACAATTGGCACTGGCGGTGGCAATCATTGTAGAGATCGGCGGCGGCCTGGCATTGATCGCCGGTTACCGCACCCGCACCGTTGCCGCCGTACTGGCCGTGTTCGGCGTGTTCACCGCGCTGGCGTTCCATAACGCACTGGGCGATCAGAACCAGTTCATCCACTTCTTCAAGAACATCGCGATGGCCGGTGGCCTGTTGCAGGTCGTGGCCTTCGGTGCCGGTCGCTTCAGCCTCGACGCCCGCCGTCGTTGA